One segment of Theobroma cacao cultivar B97-61/B2 chromosome 9, Criollo_cocoa_genome_V2, whole genome shotgun sequence DNA contains the following:
- the LOC108663297 gene encoding uncharacterized protein LOC108663297 has product MSHREVGQHGNQLNQNEIYNASHIPQHSVRNPQQWQLRYAQEFVQPGRQTTFIEQLAAQFRLGCASNQFVASLEQMQRSGETVECVMPLSNEKTIVEDNNVRLEGDTATVEYNTAFDEGNEDLFADSEDRFDHTSDDGIEQSQDDSSDDDCLYDSDIPICNNVKGETEPVEGVDVGDVQCDDPIYNNPIAGENGIRSLDTMLDDSDQERGNAEISCTWDKACKFSVCATKLPDRGEYWKVRTFHKVHTCTVDGLQGRFPTTSAKMISELMLHKIWANGVALRPKGIICEMRVQWGLKCLYGKAWQAKKYAKRLVFGPPEESFQLLPSYFYMLEQENPSIVTAVATDEEERFKYYFWSYGACIRGFRDVTRLTVVIDATHLKGRFKGVLFVAICKDVNECVYPVTFGIGHVKYEDSWTWFLSKLRDAVGCPENTMFISDQHLDIKKAIQNAYPEAHHDLCGYHLKKNFKNKFKRDDVCMLFTLARDCYKVVNFNRHMNQI; this is encoded by the exons atgtcacataGAGAAGTTGGACAACATGGTAATcagctcaatcaaaatgagatttacaatgcttcacatataccacaGCATTCGGTTCGTAAcccacaacaatggcaattgaGGTATGCACAAGAGTTTGTGCAGCCCGGTAGACAGACGACATTCATAGAACAGTTGGCTGCACAATTCCGATTAGGATGTGCATCAAACCAATTTGTTGCTTCTCTTGAACAAATGCAACGATCGGGTGAAACTGTAGAGTGTGTAATGCCATTGTCAAATGAGAAGACGATAGTTGAGGACAACAATGTGAGGTTGGAGGGTGACACTGCGACGGTTGAGTATAATACTGCATTTGATGAGGGAAATGAAGATTTGTTTGCTGAcagtgaagatagatttgatcACACTTCAGATGATGGGATTGAACAATCGCAAGATGACAGTTCAGACGATGACTGCCTTTATGACAGTGACATTccaatttgcaataatgttAAAGGCGAAACAGAACCTGTTGAAGGTGTTGATGTAGGAGATGTTCAGTGTGATGACCCCATATACAATAATCCCATCGCTGGTGAGAACGGGATTCGTTCCCTTGATACAATGCTCGATGACAGTGATCAGGAAAGGGGAAATGCAGAGATATCTTGTACGTGG gacaaggcatgcaagttcagtGTTTGTGCAACGAAGTTACCTGATAGAGGAGAATATTGGAAAGTTCGGACATTTCACAAAGTACACACCTGTACCGTTGATGGTTTGCAAGGGCGATTTCCAACTACGAGTGCGAAGATGATTAGTGAACTTATGTTACACAAGATTTGGGCTAATGGAGTAGCATTGAGACCTAAGGGCATAATTTGTGAGATGAGGGTTCAGTGGGGATTGAAATGCTTGTATGGTAAGGCTTGGCAAGCGAAGAAGTATGCGAAGAGGCTTGTTTTCGGTCCACCGGAGGAGTCATTTCAATTACTACCAtcgtatttttatatgttggaacaagaaaatcctAGCATAGTGACTGCAGTGGCTACTGATGAGgaagaaagattcaaatattatttctgGTCATACGGGGCTTGTATTCGGGGGTTTAGGGATGTAACGCGTCTTACAGTTGTAATAGATGCAACACATCTGAAAGGCAGGTTCAAGGGTGTTCTGTTTGTCGCTATATGCAAAGATGTGAATGAGTGCGTATATCCAGTTACGTTTGGCATCGGCCATGTTAAGTACGAAGACTCGTGGACGTGGTTTCTTAGCAAGCTGCGTGATGCAGTTGGTTGTCCTGAAAACactatgttcatttctgatcAGCATCTCGAcattaagaaagcaatccaaaatgcatacccAGAAGCTCACCATGATTTATGCGGTTAccacttaaaaaaaaactttaaaaacaagttcaagcgcGACGATGTTTGTATGCTTTTCACCCTTGCTCGAGATTGCTATAAGGTGGTCAATTTCAACAGACATATGAACCAGATATAG